The Desulfonatronum sp. SC1 genome segment ATGTAGAATTGAGATAACATGTTTTGGTAAAATGTCATCTTTATTAAACTGTTGCAAAGGTATGAAAGGGATGGATTTGTTTTTATAGATGCAGTCTTTTGTTTTAGGAGGAGAGAGAACCAAGATGTTATGATGTTTATTGAAAATTTCAATAAATTTGTAAGTACCCGGCGTCCCTCGCAAGCCAAAAGGATATCCGCAAATAAAAGCAATTTTCATTTTTACATCGCAGATTTGCTGGCATTATTTAATTCTATAAAAAATAATCCCGTGTATCATGGTAGGTTACAAAATATTTACTTTTGATAACCTGCGGATTAATTTTCCATGTGTGTGATTGCTGATCATTGCGACGCTCGGCAACCAGATTTAAATGATCCATTAGCGCAATAACATAATCTTTTTTCTCGCGAATCCTATATAAAAAGCACGTGTCCGCCGCTCCAAAGCTGCAGTCATCAAAGAAAAAATCACTGAATACTTTTCTTCTGCCTGCAAAAGAGTTTCCGCCGATCCATAGTTTTTTCGTTAACAATTCAGGATGGATTACGCGCAAGGTGATTGTATCGCCTCGCATGTATATTTCATCCTCACCTTCGAAATATATTGGAGCAGGTGGCTTTCCGAATATATCAGCGTCAATGCATCTGGCCTGCAATATCATATCGAGTATGTAATTCGTCCCATATTGGTCGTCGTCATCCACTCGAAAGAAATATTCCCCTTCCGCAAGGGCACGGCCTTGGTTCAAGCAAGCGCCGGCGAACATCTCGCCTGGAACGTTGGAGATCTTGATATCATCTCTTGTTTTATCCAGACATAGATCAGTATGTTTCGGCAGTTCGTCGCCATTGAACACCAGGACAAGTTCCTTGTTCGGATAAGTCTGTTGCTTGAAGGTTTGTAGACATCGGGGCAAATGTTCTCGGCGAAAAGTGGGGGTGATCAGGCTGGCCTTGGGATACTCTACCCAGTCGTGCTCGATACCGATGGTTTTGCATATCTTCCTAATGCGATGGGCAAAGGTGTGTTCCTGGAATGCCTTGCGCCAGCCAAGATGGCCCAAACGTTCCCGGTAGAGATCATCTTCCCGAAAACGGACAAACTCCACCAGGAATTTCATTTGATCAGGGCATTCAATGACCACGTCTTTGCGGACATCATCCTCAGATAGACTTCCGCGATGAACCACAGGCAAGCGGCAGGCGGCAGCCTCCAGGGTCTTCCACTGCTGAGTGATCCTGGTGGAGAGGGTCTTGTCCAGGGTGATATAGGCCTTGGCATACCTAAGGGCCTGGATACGGCTCTGCTCTGTGACGCAACCCAGAATGCAGTCTTTGAACTCCGGCAGGGCATCCATGCGCCTGCGAAAAATCTGGTACCTGGACTCAATGATGTTCAGACCATAAGGCTTTACTTCCTGCAGGAAGTTTAATTCGTCAGCCATCCGGTCCAGGTCTGCCCAGCCATCATAGAGCATGTCCAGGTTGAAGACGTTGTAGTCTTCATAATGCCGGAACGGATTGTAAATTGCTGGCTGGACGCAGGGTAAGAGATCCTCGGCCTTTAAATCTTCGGCGCGCAGCAACTCGGTTTCCTTTGGATCGGCGCAAAAAACATGATTAAAGTGCCGGGCGAAGTCCTTATAGTGCTCGTGATATTCATGGCCCTTTGTGATCCAGAAAACCGTAGGAATGGACAGTTTGCGGGCCAGGGAAACCATCTCCAGCAGTTCGTTCCGGCTAGGTGCGTTGGGGCATTGGCCCATGTGCCAGTTGCCGGTGGCCGTGTTCCAGATGGACTCCATGAGAAGAAAATCAGGCTTGCCGTACTTGAGAACGTGTTTCCAGTTGGCCGGAGTCAAGAGCATGACTTGCCCCTCGAAGCGAAGACCATGATACAGCCTGTCCTCCACCACGCAGGCTATGCGCAGACTGGAATTCAGGGTCTTCTTTAGCGGGATACAGAGGGGAACAGGCGGTGACCAGTAACCAAGGAGTTCCAGAACCTTGTTGGAGTCGGGACGGATGGGCATTGAAGGTGACTCGGCATGTTTATTAGCCTTTGATTTCCGATGTGTTGTTTTAGCCAATAGTCTTTCCGGGTAAGCCATTCTAGATCTCCATGCAAAAAGTATTGGGAGCACACATTTGAAGATCTAACGCATCAACATTATAAAGGCGGATTTCTGATTTTCTTCCAATTTCTGACTTTTTCTGGGACATGATATGAGGTAAATATAATAGTTACCAAGAGGCGATTCACTTCTTCCTGCTCTGCCTAGTGGAAATTCTTTGTCGCTGGAGCTCCCGCTCACCACTTGACCCCCCGGAAGATCACATCCTTTCGGATATTGTCCTTATATTTTCCCACAACGCGAAACATGCCCTCCATAACCTCCTCGGTCAGGAAGTGGGGCGTCACACCGATGTCCTGCAGACCCTGATAGGCGGGGTTGTAGTAATGCTCCTCGGCTTCCTTGCGCGGGTTGTCGATGCTCTTGATATGGACCTCGTGGCCGTGTTTTCGGCCGACCGTGCGGGTCAGTTCCGCCAGCTCCAGCACGCTGAAGGTTTCCATGATCTGGTTGAAGATGCGAAGTTCACCGGGCCTTGCCGGGGTTTGCGCGGACTTGTCCACGCATTGCAGGGTGTCCTTGATGTTCAGGTAGCCCCGGGTCTGGCCGCCCTTGCCGTAGACCGTAAGCGGATAACCGACGATTGCCTGGGTGATGAATCGGTTGACCACGGTGCCGAAGATTTCGTCGTAGTTGAAAATGGTCTTCAGCCGGTCATCGATCACTGATTCGTCGGTTTCGATGCCGTAGACCGGGCCTTGCATCAGGTCGGTGATGCGCAGATTCCACATGCGCACCCCGAACCACATCAAGTCCGTGTCCATGATCTTGGTGGTGTGGTACAAAGAGCCGGCTTGGCGGGGGAAGAGAAACTTATCCTTGCGGCCCTTGTGCTCGATCTCAAGCCAGCCTTCCTCGATGTCGATATTCGGCGTACCGTATTCGCCCATGGTCCCGATATGCACCACGTGTGCCTCCGGGGCTAGGTCGCGCAGGGCGAACACCAGGTTGTTGGTCACCAGGAGATTGTTGCTCAGGGTGATGTTGGCGTACTTGTAGTTGAGCAGGGAATACGGGGCGGACGGCTGCTCCGCGTAGTGCATCACCGTGTCCGGAATGCCGGTGAATTCCGGATTGACGGCCCACTGATAGACGACCCTGCCGTTAAACAACGAGCGCATGATCTCCGGATCGGTCAAATCGCCGATGACCACCTTGATTTCATGACCGGTCAGCTCGTGCCAGATTTTGGCCCGCTCCTGTAGCGTGGGCAGGGGGTAGAGCATGCCCACGTCCAACTCGGTGCAGGCATTGCGCCGAAAATAATTGTCCACCACGGTTACGTCATGGCCGCGATGGGAGAAATACATGGCCGTGGGCCAGCCCAGATAGCCGTCTCCGCCGAGAATCAGGATGCGCATGTCGAACCTCCCTGTTCATCCCCGGGCCAGAACCGTTCCGCCGGGTGGCTGGCTTCGGCGGTTTCCGCGAGCAATTGATTATCCGTTAAAAAAGCATGCAGATCTTCTTGGTTGAGAGTCTGCTCATTGGCTGAGTTGTAGGGATTGTCCACCGTGGTGGTGATGGTTTCGGGATACTCGTAGCAAATGTCGCGATACATGCAGCGAAAGGCCGGCAGAACGGCGAAATAGCGTGGCAGCTCGACGGTTCGTCGTGTCTCCTCGTCGCTCATCAATTCTTCGTACAATTTTTCCCCGGGCTTGGTCCCGATGTTTTCAATCCGGATGTCCTTTGCCTGGTGTCCGAACCGGGGCGCGAGTTCGCGGATCATCACCTCGGCCAGGTCCTGGATGCGGATCACCGGCATCTTGGTCACGAAGACCTCCCCGCCCCGGACCAGTTCCACGGAATCAATGACCAGTCGGGTAGCCTCCTTGATGCTCATGATGAATCGGGTCATCTGGGGATCGGTCAGGGTCACCGGCCCGCCCTGTCTGATTTGCTCGCGAAAAATCGGAATGACCGAGCCGCGAGAGCCGAGCACGTTGCCGAACCGGGTGGAAGCGAAAACCGGACCCTTGCCGCGCAGGGTGCTGTTGGCCGCGGTCATCAGCCGCTCCCCCATCAGCTTGGACGTGCCCATGACATTGGTTGGGTTCACAGCCTTGTCCGAACTGGTGAAGATCACTCGTTGCACCCCTGCCTCGCAGGCCGCGTCAATGATGTTGCGCACCCCGAGGATGTTGGTCTGCACCGCCTCGAATGGGGAACGCTCGCAGAGGATGACGTGCTTAAACGCCGCGGCATGGAAGACGATCTGCACGCCCTTGAATTTACGCGCCAGCTTGTCCCGGTCGCGCACGTCGGCCAGGAAAAAATGGGCGTTGGAATAGGCCTTGTGGCGCTGTTCGCTGAAAAACAGCTCGGACTCGTTGTTGTCCAGGCCGATCAGCTCGCCCACGGCATACCGTTCCAGAAGCTGCTGGACCAACTCCGCGCCCACGGTACCACAGCAGCCGGTCACGAGCACGGTCTTGTCCGCCAGATAGGCCGCGTTATGAGTCAAGGCAAAACCTCCATTTTAGCATGATTGACATTGGCGAATAGTAATCCGCGGCGCAAAGTGCGCTCACTTACTTGAAACAAATCGACTGCTTGCTACATTCGGCAGGAAGATACACTTTCGCGATCTTATTTCCTGTAAAGAAAAATGGCCAGCGCGTCCATCACGGCATGACGCATCCGCGCCAAGGCGGATCGACTCTCATAATGCTTTAATGGTCCCGGTCTGTCGTCATACCAGCGAGTGTACTGCGCCCTGAGGTCGGCGTGACTGCCCATGATCTTCCTCAAATATTGCCGAGCAATAGCATGTCGCTTTTTTTTTGCGATACGGCCATCCCAGTTGACGTGGTCATGGTGGATGATCATTCCCGGCCAGTAGTAAATATCTCTGTCCGAAAACCGCTTGAAAAGTCGCCAAGAAAATTCCACTCCTTCCAACCCGAACATCAGGGGGTGCATGCCCCCCACGGCCATGTAGGCGTTCTTGGAAACAGCCATGTTGCCCTCGGTCAACAACGGCGCGGGCAAGGGATAATCTCCAAGATCGTAATGACGGGGTGCGGAGGCGTTCCCTCCGGGTGATTTGGCTTTGACCCGTCCGCGAATGGCTGAGAAATGAAATGTGTCGAACGCCAGGAGAATGGAATCAATATACCGGGGGGCAACGACACAATCATCATCGACAAAGACGAGAATTTCCCCTGTCGCGAAATGTGCTCCAATGTTGCGGCCTTCTGATGGTGCAAAATTGATGGGGGATTGGAAATGCAATAAAGGACGGTTTTTCAGTTCCGCATGGATGGACTCGTTACCCCCGTTGTCGATCAGGATGATTTCCGCGGGAACACCTTTTGGAAAGCGAAGCGAATCCAAGCAGTTGATCAATTCCTGGCCTTGGGCATAGGAGACAATGATCACGGAGAGACGGTATTTGCCATGGGGACGACGGTCCTCATGCCTCATTTTGCCATAGTCTACAAGGGACTTATAGCGGACGATTTCCCTTTCGGCCTGGGAGAAAGAACCAGCTTCATAGAGCCGCCTAGCCCGTTGGTATGCGTCGATTATCTCCGTCATGCTCACGGCGTTGTCATTCAAGATATTGTTTCCAACTCAAAGCGGTGTTCTTCTCGCGCAGTT includes the following:
- a CDS encoding glycosyltransferase family 2 protein, whose translation is MNDNAVSMTEIIDAYQRARRLYEAGSFSQAEREIVRYKSLVDYGKMRHEDRRPHGKYRLSVIIVSYAQGQELINCLDSLRFPKGVPAEIILIDNGGNESIHAELKNRPLLHFQSPINFAPSEGRNIGAHFATGEILVFVDDDCVVAPRYIDSILLAFDTFHFSAIRGRVKAKSPGGNASAPRHYDLGDYPLPAPLLTEGNMAVSKNAYMAVGGMHPLMFGLEGVEFSWRLFKRFSDRDIYYWPGMIIHHDHVNWDGRIAKKKRHAIARQYLRKIMGSHADLRAQYTRWYDDRPGPLKHYESRSALARMRHAVMDALAIFLYRK
- a CDS encoding glycosyltransferase; its protein translation is MAYPERLLAKTTHRKSKANKHAESPSMPIRPDSNKVLELLGYWSPPVPLCIPLKKTLNSSLRIACVVEDRLYHGLRFEGQVMLLTPANWKHVLKYGKPDFLLMESIWNTATGNWHMGQCPNAPSRNELLEMVSLARKLSIPTVFWITKGHEYHEHYKDFARHFNHVFCADPKETELLRAEDLKAEDLLPCVQPAIYNPFRHYEDYNVFNLDMLYDGWADLDRMADELNFLQEVKPYGLNIIESRYQIFRRRMDALPEFKDCILGCVTEQSRIQALRYAKAYITLDKTLSTRITQQWKTLEAAACRLPVVHRGSLSEDDVRKDVVIECPDQMKFLVEFVRFREDDLYRERLGHLGWRKAFQEHTFAHRIRKICKTIGIEHDWVEYPKASLITPTFRREHLPRCLQTFKQQTYPNKELVLVFNGDELPKHTDLCLDKTRDDIKISNVPGEMFAGACLNQGRALAEGEYFFRVDDDDQYGTNYILDMILQARCIDADIFGKPPAPIYFEGEDEIYMRGDTITLRVIHPELLTKKLWIGGNSFAGRRKVFSDFFFDDCSFGAADTCFLYRIREKKDYVIALMDHLNLVAERRNDQQSHTWKINPQVIKSKYFVTYHDTRDYFL
- a CDS encoding polysaccharide biosynthesis protein encodes the protein MTHNAAYLADKTVLVTGCCGTVGAELVQQLLERYAVGELIGLDNNESELFFSEQRHKAYSNAHFFLADVRDRDKLARKFKGVQIVFHAAAFKHVILCERSPFEAVQTNILGVRNIIDAACEAGVQRVIFTSSDKAVNPTNVMGTSKLMGERLMTAANSTLRGKGPVFASTRFGNVLGSRGSVIPIFREQIRQGGPVTLTDPQMTRFIMSIKEATRLVIDSVELVRGGEVFVTKMPVIRIQDLAEVMIRELAPRFGHQAKDIRIENIGTKPGEKLYEELMSDEETRRTVELPRYFAVLPAFRCMYRDICYEYPETITTTVDNPYNSANEQTLNQEDLHAFLTDNQLLAETAEASHPAERFWPGDEQGGSTCAS
- a CDS encoding NAD-dependent epimerase/dehydratase family protein produces the protein MRILILGGDGYLGWPTAMYFSHRGHDVTVVDNYFRRNACTELDVGMLYPLPTLQERAKIWHELTGHEIKVVIGDLTDPEIMRSLFNGRVVYQWAVNPEFTGIPDTVMHYAEQPSAPYSLLNYKYANITLSNNLLVTNNLVFALRDLAPEAHVVHIGTMGEYGTPNIDIEEGWLEIEHKGRKDKFLFPRQAGSLYHTTKIMDTDLMWFGVRMWNLRITDLMQGPVYGIETDESVIDDRLKTIFNYDEIFGTVVNRFITQAIVGYPLTVYGKGGQTRGYLNIKDTLQCVDKSAQTPARPGELRIFNQIMETFSVLELAELTRTVGRKHGHEVHIKSIDNPRKEAEEHYYNPAYQGLQDIGVTPHFLTEEVMEGMFRVVGKYKDNIRKDVIFRGVKW